The sequence below is a genomic window from Desulfobacterales bacterium.
AGGCGCCGATGCCTAAAACCCCATAAAAAACCTCTATGTGGTTTACCGTATTCCATGCAAGAGAGGCCATTCTGCTGTCAAGACCATAGCCTTGATCAATCAGCGCGTTGGCGAGCTTGGCTGCTTGTTTTCGCAGCGTTCGATAATTCCTTCTTTCTACTTGGCCATCTAATCGCCGACCGACCACTTCCGTTTCCCCATGACACTCCGCAGCGTAGTCAATCAGCCCGGACAATAACATGGGAACCTCCATCATCAAACCTTTCATTTGCATCCCCTCACTTTTTGCTGTTATTCGGTTAACAATATTATTTCTTTCAATAAATCCGCGCCATAAATTTTTCAGGAAAAATTACCTATCGTGCACTTTGTCTAAGCAATATTTATACCATACGCCTTTATTAGATTCTTCTATCTGATTATATTAGAAAAAAAAATTTTAGGAGGAGGGGCGGTGTTGATATATCAGCGATCGGCGCTCTTATTTAAACTGTATCCAAAGACATCCCCAGTTTTCTCATTCGAGAGTAGAGCGTACTTCGATTCAACCCGAGGATAGTTGCGGCGCCACGAGGCCCGCTTAATCGTCCGCCGGTTGTCTTTAGGACATAGGCGATATATTGGCGTTGCAATTCGAAAATCGTTGGCAATGCCTCAAAGGGGCCTGCTTGTTGGCCAACGGTTGTCGCGGCTAATTGCAGTTCCAGATGATTGTCATCCGATAGCAGCGCGCCTCTTTCAATAATATTTTTTAATTCGCGAATATTGCCGGGCCAAGGATAAGAGAGCAATGTCGAGGCATCGATGGGCGTAATGGGGGGCTGCTGACGTTTAAGGCGCTTACATGAGATTTCCAGAAAATGTCGCGCCAACAGAAGAATATCCTCTTTCCTGTCTCGCAGGGGGGGGATTTGCAACGGAAGGACATTGAGACGGTAGAATAGATCCTGCCGAAATCGACCGGCCTGAACCTCTTTGGAAAGATCGCGATTGGTGGCGGCAATCAGTCGAAAATTACATTTATGGACTCGGCTTCCGCCGACCCGGGTAAATGTTTTTTCTTCCAGAACCCGCAGCAGTTTCGCTTGAATTGAAAGCGGCAGCTCGCCCACTTCGTCGAGAAACAACGTGCCATCACCGGCCAGCTCAACGCGTCCGGGTTTCTGTCGGTCCGCGCCGGTGAAGGCGCCCTTTTCATGCCCGAACAGTTCGCTTTCCATAAGATTTTCCGCTATGGTCGTCGAATCGATAATGACATAGGGGCCTCTTTGGCGCGGGCTGTTGTTGTGAATCCATCGCGCCATAATTTCTTTGCCCACGCCGGTTTCGCCCTGAATCAAAATGGGGAAATCCGCATCGGCGATGCGCTTGGCTTTTTTGATCGCATTCAAGAACACGGGACTGTTGCCGACAAAGTTTTCTTTCAATGGGGTTCCCCGGTCGATAATTTCCTCGGATATTCGGCTGGGTTTACGCTGGGTGGTCTGGCAGTAATCCCATATTTGACGGCATAGGCCATCGAGGTAATTTTTGAAGAGGCTCAGAGAATGATCATCCAAAAAGTCAAAGCAGTCTGCAAGAACGGAATTGTCGTGATACAAGACACACCGGCGATCTTCTCCCAAGTTGATGGGGAGGCAAAGAACCGGAACCATTTTGACGGGATCGGTTTGTTCAACGGCGATCGGCAACTTTTTGAGAAAGGGGCGGTCCGTGAGAATGGCGTCTCTCATCAGTTTTATTCTGGGTCTGAAGTTTTCCGAGGCGGCCTCTATTTCGGTCAGGTTGACCGCGCCCAGGAGTTGCGGTTTCTCCTTTTTGATGTCCCCCTTGAATAAAAAAAATCCTCCCCGTTCGGCGCTGAAAAACCAATTGGTGGACGTTACCATGCGGCTGAGCAATATTTTCAGGTCCGAGGCCGGAACGAACTTTTCCAGAATATCGGAAAAACGGTTAAACACAACTTCCGGGGAAATAAAACTTTTAAGAAACGGGCCTTTGGAAACATTCTCGATCAAATGCTGAAGATCGTCGGGGAAAAAATGTTCCGCGTAGGCGGGCAGGTCCCGCCAGGCCTCCCGCGCATAATCTTGTGCTTTATTCCGGTTTCCTTTGGACAGTTCCAGTCGGGCCATCTCGATTTGCGTTTTGGACATTTCAACCTTAAAGCCGGTTTGTGCCATATATTCTATGCTGTTTTCAAGGTGGGCTTGTATTTGATCGACCGGGCCTTTTTGTATGGCGATGTGCTTCGCCAGAATTCGCAGCGCATAACCTTTAAGGGGAATGCTCGGTCCATTCATTAAAAATTCGACGGCGATATCCAAACCGCAGTTGGGCACACATGGCATATTGTAACGTTCAAATTCAAGGAGCATATCCAGAATCCATGGAAAGGCGGGGTATGCCACCCCAAGATTGCCGGTGGTGGCATCATTCAAGGCGTTCATGAAGGTAGTTCGGGCTTCCGTCAAGTTTCCCTTTAAAAATTGATAATAGGTCTTAAACAGCTTGGCCCAATATATTGCGAGCACATTGCCTTGTTCAGCGGCTTGATCCAGTGCAATGGCTATATGGGTCATTCCTTCTTTTTCTTTTTGGCGCCTTAGCAGAATATATCCCAAAACGGCCCTCAAAAGGGTAGCCGCCCCGAATTGTTGTTTTTGTTCCGCCATTCGATGAAAAATATCCAACATGGTAAAGGCGCGATCAAACTGGTAAAAGGCTAGAGCGGACAAACTCAGGAAGACCGGTCCGAACGGGTTGATGATATCGTTTTCGGAGAGCCGGGTTTGCTCCACGGTGGTTTCAAAATATGTCAGGGCTTTTCGATATTCCCCTTGAACATAATGAAAAAGCCCGGTAAAACCGGCTGCCTGGTTCAGAATATCCGCGTCTCCGAGCGCTTCCGCGGCCTGTTTTCCGGCCGAAAGCGATGCAACCGATTCAACATGCCTGCCGAAAAAATAAAATAGGCGCCCGATATGCATATCCAACAGCGCCCGAGAGCGTTTATCTCCCAGAGCATCTGAAATGGCGCATGTTTTTTGGAGCAGCGGCAGCATGTCGGGAAAACCTTTTCCGTTGGCAAAACCAAGGTCTGAAATTTTCAAAACCATGGAAATCAGCCGATTGCCCGTCCCGGTGGTTTTTGGGTGCGAAGGATGTGTTTCAAGAAGATGGTTTGCGAAATTAATTGCGGCATCCGCGTCCTGATGAAGAAGGGCCTTTTCCGTTAATGACAATTGAACAAGATCCGCCTCCTCCCTTCGCTGCGCTTGCAGATATAATTGAACCATAATGCGCGGGTCGAGGTTGTCCAACAGGTTGAATTTGTGCAATTTGTCGATAATATTTGATATTTGAACCGGTGTGGTCATCGCTTGCAGCTTTGTTTCGACCGCCGGCGGAATCTTTGCGGTGATGGCAAAGACATCGTTATCCGTTTTTTCAAGGATGTGAAGTTGCGTGGCGCGTCGAATCAGGTCAAAGAGGGGCACCGGCGTGAGTGGCACCAAGGTGCCAATAATGTCAATCGGCACGGATGTATTCAGGGCCTTCAGGACGGCCAAAAAATCCCATTGGTCCGGTGAAAACCGGGGTAGTTCATTTGTCATGAATGCTCCGTATCCGTTTATTTGCCCCCCGGCGCTATTGAACCCAGTTGAAATGTTTCGGCCATCTTATTTCCGGGGTGCGTTGATAACGATCAAGCGCGTAAATATTAAAACAAAAATTGGTTAAATGAAAGCATTTTTTTGACGAAATATCAGCATTTGGCCAACTGCCGCAGGGGGGCTATAGTGGTTATCTTTAAAAAAACAACAGATTGAAAATATTCTAATGATTGGTATAACTATTGCTTATCTGAAAGGCAGCATGGAATAATGGACAACATACCAGCCGGTTGGGATTAACATAGCATGTTGAATATAAAAGGAGGTAGTTTTTATGTGGATTTATCCGGAAATTAAGACGTTGGCGGATGTTCCCACTTATCACGCAAAACACAGGGGAGACGAAAAGGTCTTTTTGATGGCGGATCGATCGATTACCTATAATGAGTGGGAGCGGGAAAGCAACCGCATTGCCAATGCCTTGATAGAGAAAAAGGTTCCCAGGTATTCGCGAATCGGGTTTATCGGAAAGAATTCGGAATTCTACTTTTATGTTTTTTTCGGTGCCGTAAAAGCGGGGAGTGCCTTTCTTCCGTTGAACTGGCGGCTGACGCCCGCAGAGCTCGTGGTTATTCTTGAAGACTCGGCCATTCCCGTTTTGTTTGCTGATATCGAGTACAAAGGCACAGTTGAAAAGATTCTGGCATCATCCAGCCTTAAATTTGATGTGGTTTATATAAACCCGGAAGAAAAGCGGCCTGAAGAGCTTGAACAGTGGATTGCATCCGCAGACAGCACCCGACCGAAGGTTGATATTAATAATGAAGATGTCGCCTTTCAGTTATATACTTCCGGAACTACCGGTGTCCCAAAAGGCGTCGAACTGTCCGTAGAGGGCGTGAACTTTTGGTTCCTCCTGTTGGAGCTGGAGCCGGCATTGGACCACACGACCAAAGACGTCACCCTGTTTGTAGCACCCAACTTTCATCTGTTGCAGATTCATTTTGGCCTTGTCGCGTTATACAATGGCGCGAAGTTGTCCATCGTGCCGGAAGTGCGAATCGACAAGGTGATCGAAGCAATTGCCAGAGACCGGGTGACCTTGCTGATTCTGGCGCCTGTCATGATTGGCATGCTCCTGGATGCCCCCAACCATCAACCGGATGATTTTTCAAGTTTGAAAATGGTTGTCTATGCGGGGGCTCCCATTGGGTTAACGCTATTGCAGCGGGCGCTCAAAGAAATGAAGTGCGAATTCATGCAATTTTACGGCACCACCGAGATCGGCGGCGGTGTCACCTTGCTGCGGCCTAAAGAGCACGATCTGGAAAACGAAGAAAAACTCAAATCATGCGGCCGGCCGCTACCCTTTACCACCATCAAAGTGATGGATTTTAATGGGTGTGAAGCAGGCGTGGGGCAACCCGGTGAATGGTGGGTAAGAATACCGACGCTTTTTAAAAAATATTATAATCAGCCGGAGTTGACCGCTGAGGTGTTGATAGACGGATGGTATAACACCGGAGATGTTGGATATTATGATGAGGAGGGATTTTACTATCTGGTCGATCGCACAAAGGACATGATCATATCCGGCGGAGAGAATATTTATTCGATCGAGGTTGAGCAGGCTCTGCTTAAACACCCGGCTGTTCAGAACGTAGCGGTCATCGGGGTTCCGCACGAAAAGTGGGGCGAGGCAGTCAAGGCACTGGTGGTTCTGAAAGCGGGCGCAACCGCGACGCCCGAAGAGCTCATTGCGCATTGCCGGGAGTTGATCGCTGGATACAAAATACCGAAGTCATATGCGTTTTTGGATACGCTGCCGACATCACCGGCGGGAAAGGTTCTTAAAAAATTGCTCCGTTAAGCGCAATGAGAATTTCAAGTTTATTAGAGCCAGCTGATAGCTGATAGCTGATAGCTGATAGGTGATAGCTGATAGCTGATAGCTGATAGCTAATAGCTGATAGCTGATAGCTACCGGCGAAGCCGGGATATGTGAATAATAGAGGAGTATTGTTTTTCATGTTGGAACGAACTATTTATAACGAGGATCATCAGCTTTTTCGAGACAGTGTTAAGGAATTTCATAAACGTGAGCTATTGCCGAAGCTTGAAAAGTGGGAGAAGGATGGGATTGTGGATCGCGACTTCTGGCTCGCTTGCGGCGCGCAGGGCTTGTTGTTGCCGGACATACCTGAAGAGTACGGTGGCGGCGGGCTTGATTTTAGAATCAATGCCATCATTCTGGAAGAGACGGCGATGGCGGGAACGACCGGCCCGGCCTTTGCGGTTCATAATGACATTGTGGCCCATTATATTCATAAATACGGCACTGAAGCAGTAAAACGACAGTGGCTGCCCAAAATGGCCACAGGGGAAGCTATCGGCGCCATCTGCATGTCCGAGCCGGATACGGGCAGCGATTTAAAATCGATTAAAACCAAAGCCACCCCTACGGATGGCGGATATTTGCTGAACGGCTCTAAGACTTTCATTACAAACGGCATCAATTGCGGTGTGGGGGTTATTGCCGCTCGAAGTGGTGCTAGCAAAGACGCAAAAGCGATTTCCTTGTTTGTTTGTGATGCAACCGCTAATGGATTTACGAAAGGACGAAAACTCGATAAGGTGGGCAACCGGTCCTCCGATACGGCCGAACTGTTTTTTGACAATGTGTTTGTCCCGGCTGAAAACTTGCTTGGCAAGGAAGGGGCAGGGTTTAGCTATATGATGAATGAGCTGCCGCAAGAACGGATATCCATTGCGGTTTCTTGCCAGGCTTCGGCTCAGCATGCTTATGACATTACCGTTCCTTATGTTCGGGAACGAAAAGCCTTCGGTAGGCCCATTATTGATTTTCAAAATACCCGCTTTGTGTTGGCGGACATCAAAGCGAAGCTTCAGATCGGATGGGCTCACCTGGACGCCTGCATACAGGCGCTGGTGAATAAACAGCTCACCATCCACCAGGCGGCAGCCGCCAAGCTTTGGCACAGCGAGCTTCGCAGCAGTGTTGTGGATGACTGCCTGCAACTCTTCGGTGGCTATGGATATATTGAAGAATATGAAATCGCGAGACTCTGGCGCGATGCCCGCGTGATGAGACTCTATGGCGGCACATCGGAAATCATGAAAGACCTGATCAGCCGGAACCTGTAGCGGGAAGGGTGTAAACGAAGACCAAGGCATAACGGCGCAAATGCGCTCTTATGCCTTGGCGATAGACCAATGGCCGATGGTAGTGGTTATTCGGCTTTCCGCTTGGCAAATCCCATCCGAATCAACGCGTCTTGTATCTCGTTCAGTATTTCCGGATCATCGATGGTCGCCGGCATCGTGTATTCCGTGTTGTTGGCGATTTTTCGAATGGTGCCGCGAAGGATTTTGCCCGACCTGGTTTTGGGAAGTCGCTTGACGGTGGTAGCGACCTTGAAGGAGGCCACCGGCCCGATGCGGTCTCTGACCATCTGTACGACTTCCTTAACGATTTCCGCTTCATCCCGCGTAACGCCCGCGTTCAGGACTATAAAACCAACCGGAATCTGTCCCTTGAGGGTATCGTCCACGCCCAGGACCGCACATTCGGCCACATCCGGGTGATCCGCCAGCACTTCTTCGAGCGCTCCGGTGGAGAGCCGATGCCCGGCCACGTTGATGATATCGTCGGTTCGGGTCATGACAAAGACATAACCGTCTTCGTCGATGAAGCCTGCGTCGGCGGTTTTATAATAGCCGGGGAATTCTTTAAGGTATGAGGCGATATAACCGGCATCGTTATTCCAGAGCGTGGGCAGGGATCCCGGCGGCAACGGCAGTTTGACCACAAGCGCGCCAATCTTGCCGGCCGGAACGGGCCGGGATTTCCCGTCGAGCACGGAT
It includes:
- a CDS encoding acyl-CoA dehydrogenase family protein — translated: MLERTIYNEDHQLFRDSVKEFHKRELLPKLEKWEKDGIVDRDFWLACGAQGLLLPDIPEEYGGGGLDFRINAIILEETAMAGTTGPAFAVHNDIVAHYIHKYGTEAVKRQWLPKMATGEAIGAICMSEPDTGSDLKSIKTKATPTDGGYLLNGSKTFITNGINCGVGVIAARSGASKDAKAISLFVCDATANGFTKGRKLDKVGNRSSDTAELFFDNVFVPAENLLGKEGAGFSYMMNELPQERISIAVSCQASAQHAYDITVPYVRERKAFGRPIIDFQNTRFVLADIKAKLQIGWAHLDACIQALVNKQLTIHQAAAAKLWHSELRSSVVDDCLQLFGGYGYIEEYEIARLWRDARVMRLYGGTSEIMKDLISRNL
- a CDS encoding AMP-binding protein → MWIYPEIKTLADVPTYHAKHRGDEKVFLMADRSITYNEWERESNRIANALIEKKVPRYSRIGFIGKNSEFYFYVFFGAVKAGSAFLPLNWRLTPAELVVILEDSAIPVLFADIEYKGTVEKILASSSLKFDVVYINPEEKRPEELEQWIASADSTRPKVDINNEDVAFQLYTSGTTGVPKGVELSVEGVNFWFLLLELEPALDHTTKDVTLFVAPNFHLLQIHFGLVALYNGAKLSIVPEVRIDKVIEAIARDRVTLLILAPVMIGMLLDAPNHQPDDFSSLKMVVYAGAPIGLTLLQRALKEMKCEFMQFYGTTEIGGGVTLLRPKEHDLENEEKLKSCGRPLPFTTIKVMDFNGCEAGVGQPGEWWVRIPTLFKKYYNQPELTAEVLIDGWYNTGDVGYYDEEGFYYLVDRTKDMIISGGENIYSIEVEQALLKHPAVQNVAVIGVPHEKWGEAVKALVVLKAGATATPEELIAHCRELIAGYKIPKSYAFLDTLPTSPAGKVLKKLLR
- a CDS encoding sigma-54 dependent transcriptional regulator codes for the protein MTNELPRFSPDQWDFLAVLKALNTSVPIDIIGTLVPLTPVPLFDLIRRATQLHILEKTDNDVFAITAKIPPAVETKLQAMTTPVQISNIIDKLHKFNLLDNLDPRIMVQLYLQAQRREEADLVQLSLTEKALLHQDADAAINFANHLLETHPSHPKTTGTGNRLISMVLKISDLGFANGKGFPDMLPLLQKTCAISDALGDKRSRALLDMHIGRLFYFFGRHVESVASLSAGKQAAEALGDADILNQAAGFTGLFHYVQGEYRKALTYFETTVEQTRLSENDIINPFGPVFLSLSALAFYQFDRAFTMLDIFHRMAEQKQQFGAATLLRAVLGYILLRRQKEKEGMTHIAIALDQAAEQGNVLAIYWAKLFKTYYQFLKGNLTEARTTFMNALNDATTGNLGVAYPAFPWILDMLLEFERYNMPCVPNCGLDIAVEFLMNGPSIPLKGYALRILAKHIAIQKGPVDQIQAHLENSIEYMAQTGFKVEMSKTQIEMARLELSKGNRNKAQDYAREAWRDLPAYAEHFFPDDLQHLIENVSKGPFLKSFISPEVVFNRFSDILEKFVPASDLKILLSRMVTSTNWFFSAERGGFFLFKGDIKKEKPQLLGAVNLTEIEAASENFRPRIKLMRDAILTDRPFLKKLPIAVEQTDPVKMVPVLCLPINLGEDRRCVLYHDNSVLADCFDFLDDHSLSLFKNYLDGLCRQIWDYCQTTQRKPSRISEEIIDRGTPLKENFVGNSPVFLNAIKKAKRIADADFPILIQGETGVGKEIMARWIHNNSPRQRGPYVIIDSTTIAENLMESELFGHEKGAFTGADRQKPGRVELAGDGTLFLDEVGELPLSIQAKLLRVLEEKTFTRVGGSRVHKCNFRLIAATNRDLSKEVQAGRFRQDLFYRLNVLPLQIPPLRDRKEDILLLARHFLEISCKRLKRQQPPITPIDASTLLSYPWPGNIRELKNIIERGALLSDDNHLELQLAATTVGQQAGPFEALPTIFELQRQYIAYVLKTTGGRLSGPRGAATILGLNRSTLYSRMRKLGMSLDTV